One part of the Anopheles coustani chromosome 2, idAnoCousDA_361_x.2, whole genome shotgun sequence genome encodes these proteins:
- the LOC131265152 gene encoding uncharacterized protein LOC131265152, whose amino-acid sequence MARHIMAVCVVCLLCADHVPCKQHFGDEPSGREAGRGSPSGTYTVLEKAGHDQLLTDHQRQLASAFDSVPGYRQQQDEHRIVKRHQHHHGHDDEEHEHGEHDKQETEFNRLLKAKVDQFVKKIFTEFGNPESMTMTVKGFESMMQKLDMYRLVSDGGAEEGSEKSRVGSSTSLNLISGQNGQAQQADSFKCINSSDFLRRITPPRIRSQEWEEETAASSDKLNYRATEEGSNSNTTTDSSTSSGSSKDSSSTPIASSDRRIENTTSDGSSSNNVSSSTEGFSFEMRVPQQEALVSSSSTSNTNRSSSSSSRVSNSSSSSIPEHVPVVQSTIMFGERDLYNVCPLLLAQLLSPVPLERAGCIDADSIPAVQVTSLHHDHHHHHHHNGESTDAAVWIYSSIAILGVSLCGLLGVVVIPCMDKHFYHHALQFLVALAVGTLCGDALLHLLPHAMMSSSSSASAHDAMMYKGLAAVLGIVFFYFMERFLTVIAEWYKNREKKGKPSSRVRVMRDPESASLHASSAGEKQCKHKYSSYPYCYDEIAMDTKDDHHEHNRTNENHNNALAKCANNHHTGGGAHASTATDQNVTEYTVLNHNHHHHHHHSGEEVTNADNNTVSTNLDDGSIESEQAQNHNASSHGKVDAAGGGGKVRQENYTIILREHETKHHGHSHTHGHVHSPPGSLSAVAWMVIMGDGLHNFTDGMTIGAAFANNIAGGFSTAIAVFCHELPHELGDFAVLLKAGMSAKEAVYYNLLSSLLSLLGMVVGIIVGHQPEASSWIFALAAGMFLYIAMVDMIPELTSSHGAEERCKTSEFLLQFLGLTLGFSIMMVIAMYEHDLMEMFTVVFQYVILLRSAQKINNAKTMKYPGGNPSTMFCEQVGTVTSLFEQWNDCERTVVLYALLKRVPFANLKFLQVSIDYNLAQNYSTQSKLLQLETKANSTALLSKLVQKYYRLSGHTNASASLLIGGPHLNNNNNNTHSVNNNLKATNESSSLYDLLKKSEGVPLPASTDESPSSASSSSRSVSASVGTTATITVTASSVPVKNGTTGSVGHEPQQQQQQQREPETMEDILKDILMYLPLLAPGNDEAKSMYMSLIPAAVDDACRQLVPTEIVQQTLSYLLIHPAITNDDRRVLSHWLRYLEDFISTSYLPPSSAATITKNRNFFNLQQTNANAGSNGSNNGSAFPAVGNTPAQQFLTTSTASGGGLGLSSWNANLHPGVTSVPLNQPPLLTGPPHHQHHHHAPPALPPVQQNGQSALSKSQQSLNQTTVAQAGGNSNTSSSNINSSSSSSSSSSSTTSSSSCLDSGASQLLKCASSPRQHSDWTIAGAREDIKSSNEFSKTIGQNLIASSQALPGGGGNVVNGNASNGVSLPRLLLHNNQQQRPTSTTTSSSSAATVAASNTESEAHHDLMAATESLLYDSTDDHHISFSKNGTEIFDYDCDFENEDEFNFLTRNAAAIRAASSTAVPHAASAGSGVSGGGKKLVSFDSNVSDFLRVPPLPSYGHHHHHQHQQHLSHGAGDGGGLLDLDIDGTLMKTRRSNSLTTPTTLSALGGVGDLLHPQQKQNNECLSAENLTNLQLLQNKPRSFSLTMESPRSSLASSGSDTQLDDYKQGSSSLMKLYGGGPPNVGMSSIAHWLKSLRLHKYVWLFSNLTYDKMLSITEEYLQSLGVTKGARHKLAICIQKLNERYGTLLQLEKDLIAGQKAHLGTVLEELTNIVLTPMKPIGMDQQEDIAGQFVKVLDLVGSIILMRPVCSQQDEEYLNIFMWIVERALHNDAFLAHSGPMKEHKFKVSKIKMQLTPKGHFAKNTNVAGPGINKPRWSVNNKHKPANLNESQSKPHRKSSVPYFVPPGHGNSICQPQSQTLMQAMAHQYFHHGNNNGNGTANYNKSSSYPSFASTLHNGSGMKPSTNTNNPSIQQQQSHQSHPQSHSTQVPPPSLQQPPPPAAMQHPNFMFHRHSLSSITHHNPATSGPLVPPPPIFMTNLGPLPTDSCGPAGMNAEKGNGGSGGVGGDCGVGVANEIVLRPGQSNSSSTSNSSTSSSNNNNSGNSHNSSIVDINSRLEFLCRQMTEQAIN is encoded by the exons ATGGCACGCCATATAATGGCGGTTTGTGTCGTGTGTTTGCTGTGTGCAGACCATGTCCCATGCAAGCAACACTTTGGCGATGAACCCTCCGGAAGGGAAGCAGGCAGAGGATCGCCCAGCGGGACGTACACAGTCCTTGAGAAGGCTGGACACGATCAGCTGCTAACCGATCATCAGCGTCAGCTAGCGTCCGCCTTCGACAGTGTTCCGGGGTATCGTCAACAGCAGGATGAACATCGGATAGTAAAACGTCACCAACATCACCATGGgcacgacgacgaggagcatGAGCACGGTGAACACGACAAACAGGAGACTGAATTCAATCGGCTACTGAAGGCGAAGGTGGATCAGTTCGTGAAGAAAATTTTCACCGAGTTTGGCAACCCGGAAAGTATGACCATGACCGTGAAAGGATTCGAGAGTATGATGCAGAAGTTGGATATGTATCGATTGGTTTCGGACGGTGGAGCTGAGGAAGGGTCTGAAAAAAGTCGAGTTGGCTCAAGTACGAGCTTAAACCTAATCAGTGGCCAGAATGGGCAAGCGCAACAGGCAGATTCTTTTAAG TGTATAAACAGTAGTGATTTTCTCCGGCGCATCACACCACCAAGGATACGATCGCAGGAGTGGGAAGAGGAGACGGCAGCTTCAAGTGATAAGCTTAATTACCGTGCGACGGAAGAAGGCAGCAATAGCAACACCACTACTGATTCCAGCACTAGTAGTGGCAGTAGCAAGGATAGTAGTTCTACTCCGATTGCCAGCAGCGATAGGAGGATAGAAAACACAACCAGTGATGGTAGTAGCTCCAACAATGTGAGTAGTTCAACGGAAGGGTTCAGTTTTGAGATGCGAGTACCACAACAGGAGGCGCTTGTGAGTAGTAGCAGTACTAGTAATACTAACaggagtagtagtagtagtagtagggTAAGCAATAGTAGCAGCAGTTCGATTCCGGAACATGTGCCGGTGGTACAATCGACTATTATGTTTGGTGAACGCGATCTTTACAACGTATGCCCGTTGTTGCTTGCCCAACTGCTGTCGCCTGTGCCGCTCGAGCGGGCAGGATGTATTGATGCGGATAGTATACCAGCAGTACAAGTGACCAGCTTACACCacgatcatcaccatcatcaccatcacaatGGGGAGTCGACCGATGCTGCCGTGTGGATCTACTCGTCCATTGCCATCCTTGGCGTGAGTTTATGTGGACTGCTCGGAGTCGTGGTGATTCCCTGCATGGACAAACACTTCTACCATCATGCACTGCAGTTTCTGGTTGCCCTGGCCGTCGGTACGCTGTGTGGTGATGCACTGCTGCATCTGCTACCACACGCCATGATGAGCTCGTCCTCAAGCGCCAGTGCGCACGATGCCATGATGTACAAGGGTTTGGCGGCGGTCCTGGGGATAGTGTTTTTCTACTTCATGGAACGTTTCCTGACGGTGATCGCGGAGTGGTACAAGAATCGGGAAAAGAAGGGCAAACCATCGTCGAGGGTTCGTGTTATGCGTGACCCGGAATCGGCCTCGCTGCACGCGTCGAGCGCTGGTGAGAAGCAGTGCAAGCACAAGTACAGCTCCTACCCATACTGTTACGATGAGATTGCCATGGACACGAAGGACGACCATCACGAGCACAACCGGACGAACGAAAACCACAACAATGCACTGGCAAAGTGCGCCAACAATCACCACACCGGCGGGGGTGCGCATGCCTCAACGGCGACCGATCAAAACGTCACCGAGTATACAGTACTGAACcacaaccatcatcatcatcatcatcactcgGGGGAGGAAGTTACCAACGCGGATAACAATACGGTGTCCACAAATCTGGACGATGGATCAATCGAGAGTGAGCAGGCACAGAATCATAACGCCAGCTCACATGGCAAAGTGGACGCTGCCGGCGGCGGTGGAAAAGTGCGCCAAGAAAACTACACGATTATTCTGCGTGAGCATGAAACGAAGCACCACGGACACTCGCACACGCACGGTCACGTCCATTCGCCACCGGGATCGCTGTCGGCCGTTGCCTGGATGGTGATCATGGGGGATGGATTGCACAATTTCACCGACGGCATGACGATTGGGGCGGCATTTGCAAACAACATTGCCGGCGGGTTCTCGACTGCCATTGCAGTGTTTTGCCACGAGCTACCGCACGAACTGGGGGACTTTGCGGTACTGCTGAAGGCGGGCATGTCGGCGAAGGAGGCGGTGTACTATAATCTGTTGTCTTCGCTGCTCAGCCTGCTCGGTATGGTTGTTGGCATCATCGTTGGCCATCAACCGGAAGCATCATCCTGGATCTTTGCCCTGGCTGCTGGAATGTTCCTGTACATTGCGATGGTAGACATG ATCCCCGAGTTAACGTCATCCCACGGGGCGGAAGAGCGCTGTAAGACATCCGAGTTTTTGTTGCAGTTTCTTGGCCTAACGCTTGGCTTCAGCATCATGATGGTCATCGCCATGTACGAACACGATTtgatggaaatgttt ACAGTAGTATTCCAATACGTAATCCTCCTTCGCAGTGCTCAGAAGATTAATAACGCGAAAA CGATGAAATATCCTGGCGGCAATCCATCCACAATGTTCTGCGAGCAGGTGGGCACCGTGACGTCCCTGTTCGAGCAGTGGAACGACTGCGAGCGCACCGTCGTCCTGTACGCGCTCCTGAAGCGCGTCCCGTTCGCCAACCTTAAGTTTCTGCAGGTATCGATCGATTATAATCTCGCACAGAACTACAGCACGCAGTCGAAGCTGCTGCAGCTGGAAACGAAAGCCAACAGCACGGCGCTGCTGAGCAAGCTGGTACAGAAGTACTATCGATTGAGCGGCCACACCAATGCCTCCGCGTCGCTGCTCATCGGTGGGCCTCATctgaataacaacaacaacaacacgcaCAGTGTGAACAACAATCTCAAAGCAACAAACGAATCTTCTTCGCTGTACGATCTGCTAAAGAAATCCGAGGGTGTCCCGCTGCCAGCCAGCACCGATGAATCTCCGTCGTccgcttcgtcgtcgtcgcgctCGGTGTCGGCCTCCGTTGGGACCACGGCTACGATTACGGTAACAGCCAGCAGCGTGCCGGTTAAGAATGGTACCACCGGAAGCGTCGGTCACgaaccacagcagcagcagcagcagcagcgggaaCCGGAAACGATGGAAGACATCCTGAAAGATATTCTCATGTACCTGCCGTTGTTGGCTCCGGGCAATGACGAGGCGAAGAGCATGTACATGTCGCTGATTCCGGCTGCGGTTGATGACGCCTGTCGCCAGCTCGTACCGACGGAGATCGTGCAGCAGACACTGTCCTATCTGCTTATTCATCCAGCGATAACGAACGACGATCGACG TGTACTCAGCCACTGGCTGCGGTACTTGGAGGATTTCATCTCGACGTCCTACCTTCCCCCATCGTCCGCAGCAACGATTACCAAGAATCGCAATTTCTTCAACCTACAACAGACCAATGCAAATGCTGGCAGCAATGGTAGTAACAACGGTAGTGCTTTCCCTGCGGTCGGAAACACACCCGCACAACAATTCCTAACCACATCTACCGCATCTGGTGGCGGACTGGGGTTGAGCTCCTGGAACGCAAACCTTCACCCGGGCGTTACGTCGGTGCCGTTGAATCAACCTCCGTTGTTGACCGGTCCGCCGCATcaccagcatcatcaccatgcaCCACCTGCGCTTCCTCCCGTACAACAGAATGGCCAATCGGCACTGTCCAAATCGCAACAGAGCCTAAACCAGACGACCGTCGCACAAGCAGGCGGGAATAGCAATACTAGCAGTAGTAACATCAACAGTAGTAGTAGCTCCAGTTCGAGCTCTAGCTCGACTACCAGTTCCAGCTCCTGTCTGGATAGTGGCGCCTCGCAGTTGCTCAAGTGTGCGTCTTCGCCACGACAGCACTCGGATTGGACCATCGCCGGAGCACGGGAAGACATAAAGTCGTCGAACGAGTTCAGCAAGACGATCGGGCAAAATTTGATCGCATCTAGTCAAGCGTTGCCGGGAGGAGGAGGTAACGTTGTCAATGGCAACGCAAGCAATGGAGTTTCGCTTCCCAGATTGTTGTTACACAACAATCAGCAGCAAAGGCCTACTTCGACGACGACCTCATCCTCATCGGCAGCAACTGTTGCTGCGTCCAACACCGAAAGTGAGGCGCATCATGATCTCATGGCCGCGACGGAATCGCTGCTCTACGACTCCACCGACGACCATCACATTTCGTTCAGCAAGAATGGGACGGAAATATTCGACTATGATTGTGATTTTGAGAACGAGGACGAGTTTAACTTCTTGACACGTAACGCGGCAGCCATCCGGGCAGCATCGTCCACCGCCGTGCCGCACGCTGCTTCGGCTGGTTCCGGAGTAAGCGGCGGTGGCAAGAAGCTAGTTTCGTTCGACAGCAACGTGAGTGATTTCTTGCGCGTACCGCCTCTGCCCAGCTacggccatcatcatcaccaccaacaccagcaacaTCTTTCTCACGGTGCTGGCGATGGTGGAGGGTTGCTCGATCTAGACATAGACGGCACACTCATGAAGACGCGTCGCTCGAACAGCCTCACGACGCCAACGACTCTGTCCGCGCTGGGCGGTGTCGGCGACCTGCTGCATCCgcagcagaaacaaaacaacgaatgTCTATCGGCGGAGAACCTTACCAACTTGCAGCTGCTGCAGAACAAACCGCGCAGCTTTTCGCTCACGATGGAAAGCCCCCGCTCGTCGCTCGCTTCGAGCGGTTCCGACACGCAGCTGGATGACTACAAGCAGGGTAGTAGCAGCCTGATGAAGCTTTACGGCGGTGGGCCACCGAACGTGGGCATGTCGAGCATCGCGCACTGGCTAAAGAGCCTGCGGTTGCACAAGTACGTATGGCTGTTCTCCAATCTCACGTACGACAAGATGCTCTCCATCACGGAGGAGTATCTGCAAAGTCTGGGCGTCACGAAGGGTGCCCGCCACAAGCTGGCCATCTGCATCCAGAAGCTGAACGAACGCTACGGTACGCTGCTGCAGCTGGAGAAGGACCTGATTGCCGGGCAGAAGGCGCATCTCGGGACGGTGCTGGAGGAGCTGACGAACATCGTGCTTACGCCAATGAAACCTATCGGGATGGACCAACAGGAGGACATTGCTGGCCAGTTCGTGAAGGTGCTAGATCTGG TTGGTTCGATCATCCTTATGCGACCGGTTTGTAGTCAGCAGGACGAAGAGTACCTGAACATTTTCATGTGGATTGTGGAGCGCGCCTTGCATAACGACGCGTTCCTAGCGCACTCGGGTCCGatgaaggaacacaagtttaAGGTgtcgaagatcaagatgcagcTGACGCCGAAGGGACACTTTGCCAAAAACACGAACGTCGCCGGTCCCGGCATCAATAAACCCAG ATGGTCGgtgaacaacaaacacaagCCAGCTAACCTGAACGAATCCCAATCGAAACCGCACCGTAAGAGCTCGGTGCCGTACTTTGTTCCGCCCGGGCACGGGAACTCCATTTGTCAGCCACAATCGCAGACCTTAATGCAAGCAATGGCTCATCAGTACTTCCACCATGGCAATAACAACGGCAATGGGACCGCCAACTACAACAAGAGCTCCTCTTATCCCAGTTTTGCATCCACGCTGCACAATGGGAGCGGAATGAAACCGAGCACGAACACGAACAACCCGTCCATTCAACAACAGCAATCCCATCAGAGCCATCCGCAATCCCACTCCACCCAAGTTCCACCTCCCTCGCTGCAgcagccaccaccaccggcggccatgcagcatcccaacttcaTGTTCCATCGGCACTCGCTGAGCAGCATTACGCACCACAATCCGGCCACCTCTGGCCCCCTGGTACCACCGCCTCCCATTTTTATGACGAACCTTGGCCCGCTGCCAACCGATAGCTGCGGTCCAGCCGGGATGAATGCGGAAAAAGGTAACGGCGGTAGTGGTGGCGTCGGTGGAGATTGCGGTGTAGGCGTAGCCAACGAGATCGTTCTGCGGCCAGGCCAAAGCaatagcagcagcaccagcaacagcagcactagcagcagcaacaacaacaacagcggcAATAGCCATAACAGCAGCATTGTCGATATAAACTCCCGGCTCGAGTTTCTCTGCCGGCAAATGACGGAGCAAGCGATTAACTAA